A genomic region of Bactrocera dorsalis isolate Fly_Bdor chromosome 3, ASM2337382v1, whole genome shotgun sequence contains the following coding sequences:
- the LOC125777836 gene encoding lysozyme B-like, which translates to MKAFALLVFALALAAPAFGEVLNRCSLAREMSRLGVPRDQLARWACIAEHESSYRTDVVGPTNYNGSNDYGLFQINDYYWCQPADGRFSYNQCHIGCDGLLTNDIEPIVRCAQEVLRMQGWSAWSTWRYCDGYVPSIDDCF; encoded by the coding sequence ATGAAAGCTTTCGCCCTCTTGGTCTTCGCTCTGGCTTTAGCCGCACCAGCCTTCGGTGAGGTCCTGAACCGTTGCTCTTTAGCTCGTGAGATGTCTCGCTTGGGTGTACCCAGGGATCAATTGGCACGTTGGGCTTGTATTGCCGAACACGAGAGCTCCTACCGCACCGATGTCGTCGGACCAACCAACTACAATGGATCCAACGATTACGGTCTCTTCCAGATCAACGACTACTACTGGTGCCAACCTGCGGACGGTCGCTTCTCCTACAACCAGTGCCACATCGGCTGTGATGGATTATTGACTAACGACATCGAGCCCATAGTACGTTGTGCCCAAGAAGTCTTACGCATGCAAGGTTGGTCTGCCTGGTCAACTTGGCGTTACTGCGACGGCTATGTGCCAAGCATTGATGACTGCTTCTAA
- the LOC105228350 gene encoding lysozyme B produces the protein MKAFAFLLFAVALAAPAFGEVLDRCSLAREMSRLGVPRDQLARWACIAEHESSYRTDVVGPTNYNGSNDYGIFQINDYYWCQPADGRFSYNQCDISCDGLLTNDIEPIVRCAQKILRMQGWSAWSTWHYCDGYVPSTADCF, from the coding sequence ATGAAAGCTTTCGCATTCTTGCTCTTCGCTGTCGCTTTGGCCGCACCAGCCTTCGGCGAGGTCCTGGACCGTTGCTCCTTGGCTCGTGAGATGTCTCGCTTGGGTGTTCCCAGGGATCAGTTAGCTCGTTGGGCTTGTATTGCTGAGCACGAGAGCTCCTACCGCACTGACGTCGTCGGTCCAACCAACTACAATGGCTCCAACGACTACGGTATCTTCCAGATCAACGACTACTACTGGTGCCAACCTGCTGACGGTCGCTTCTCCTACAACCAGTGTGACATCAGCTGCGATGGATTATTGACTAACGACATCGAACCCATAGTACGTTGTGCTCAAAAGATTTTACGTATGCAAGGTTGGTCCGCCTGGTCCACCTGGCATTACTGCGATGGCTATGTGCCAAGCACTGCCGATTGCTTCTAA
- the LOC105228349 gene encoding lysozyme B has protein sequence MKAFTFLLFAVALAAPAFGEVLNRCSLAREMSRLGVPRDQLARWACIAEHESSYRTDVVGPTNYNGSNDYGLFQINDYYWCQPADGRFSYNQCHIGCDGLLTNDIEPIVRCAQEVLRMQGWSAWSTWHYCDGYVPSIDDCF, from the coding sequence ATGAAAGCTTTCACCTTCTTGCTCTTCGCTGTGGCTTTGGCCGCACCAGCCTTCGGTGAGGTCCTGAACCGTTGCTCCTTGGCTCGTGAGATGTCTCGCTTGGGTGTTCCCAGGGATCAATTGGCACGTTGGGCTTGTATTGCCGAACACGAGAGCTCCTACCGCACCGATGTCGTCGGCCCAACTAACTACAATGGCTCCAACGACTACGGTCTCTTCCAGATCAACGACTACTACTGGTGCCAACCTGCGGACGGTCGCTTCTCCTACAACCAGTGCCACATCGGCTGTGATGGACTATTGACTAACGACATCGAACCCATAGTACGTTGTGCCCAAGAGGTCTTACGCATGCAAGGTTGGTCTGCCTGGTCCACCTGGCACTACTGCGACGGCTATGTGCCAAGCATTGATGACTGCTTCTAA